In the genome of Panthera uncia isolate 11264 chromosome B3 unlocalized genomic scaffold, Puncia_PCG_1.0 HiC_scaffold_1, whole genome shotgun sequence, one region contains:
- the LOC125909390 gene encoding cytochrome c oxidase assembly protein COX16 homolog, mitochondrial isoform X2: protein MSTQAVMRALRKNKTLRYGVPMLVLIVGGSFGLREFSQIRYDAVKIKIDPELEKKLKMNKVSLESEYEKIKDSTFDDWKNIRGPRPWEDPDLLQGRNPEILKTKTKTT from the exons ATGTCTACACAAGCGGTGATGCGCGCCCTGCGCAAGAACAAGACCCTTCGCTACGGAGTCCCCATGCTG gTGCTGATTGTTGGAGGTTCTTTTGGTCTTCGTGAGTTTTCACAAATCCGCTACGATGCTGTGAAAATTAAA ATTGATCctgaattagaaaaaaagctgaaaatgaataaagtgtcATTGGAATCAGAGTATGAG aaaataaaggatTCCACTTTTGATGACTGGAAGAATATTCGAGGACCCAGGCCTTGGGAAGATCCTGACCTCCTCCAAGGACGAAATCCAGAAATCCTTAAGACTAAGACTAAGACAACCTAA